The DNA window CCGGATCAGTGAAAAGATCAGCAGGGCGGGCAGCAACCAGCACAGCAAAAAGCGGATGCCGGCGTCCAGTGGCCGGCGCAGCGTGGCCAGGGCTTGCCAGGCCCGCGGCAGACCGCTGAGCGGAAACAGCAGCAGCGGCAGCCAGGGCAGGTACCACCACAATGGTCGGGAGTGACTTTGCAGGCGATGGCTCTGATCCATGCCGCCGACGACCCGGCCGGCGGTCTGTGTGAAGAACAGCTTGTGCCGGTAGGCTTCGCCACCACTGAAGCCGGCCGGGATGGCCCAGGCCAGCAGCATGCCCGCCGCCAGCAGCAAGGACAGCACACCCGCGCCATACCAGTGGCGTCGGTGACGTGCCGCCCAGTCGCTCCACAGCGGCCCCAGCAGCCACGGCAGGCCGGCGTGCAGCAGGATGACCGGCCCCTTGGTCAGCAGGCCCAGGCCAAGGCACAAACCGAAGTACAGCCATCGCGGCTGTTCGCGCCCACGGCCGTCAGGCAGCAGGCACAGCAGGGCGGCCAGAGTCCATACCGCCAGCAGCACGTCGTACATGATCTGCAGGCCGAACAGGAAGGCGTAGCTCAGCGAACCCAGCAGCCAGGGTACCAGCCGGGCGATCCACGGGGTGGCCGGGAACAGCCGCTGCGCCATCAAGGTGGCCAGCACCAGCTCGCTGCCGCCGATCATGACTTCCAGCAACCGCGGCCACACATCGCTGACGCCGAACACCGCCCATCCAAGCTGGATCAGCCAGAACAGCAGCGGGACTTTTTCGCTGTAGGGCGCGCCATTGATATAAGGCACGATCCAGTGGTGCTGATCCCACATCTCCCAGGCCACGGCCAGGGTCCGGGTGGAATACAGCGGCATCGGGCCATGCGCGAAAATGGCGGTCAGCGCCGCCAGCAGCCAGATCGGCAGCCAGGGCCAGAGGCTGCGTGCAAAGTCGGAACGGGGCGTTTCGCTGGAGGGCACGGATCACCAGAATGAGTCGGGGGGCGGTGAGTTTAACGGTTCCACCGGACGAATCCCTGAATGCCGTGGCAGCTGTCGCCTCAGGCCGGTCCCCAATAGCCGATACGGCGCCGGATCTTCAGCTTGCGCCACAGATTCCAGGGCTTGCGGCGGCGATTGCGGGCTCCGCTGGCGGCAAAGGCATCGATCGCCTCCAGAATCCGCTCGCTGGAACGCCCGTCCCGGTAGGGATGGATGGCATCGCCGTAGTCCCGGATCGCCTGCATCAGTTCGGGTGGGCGAGCCAGTGCCCGCGCGATGGCCGGTTCGAACTGATCGACCTGGTCGATATCGATCAACTGCGGTCCGGGACGACGATTCCTGAAGGTCACCACCGGCTTGCCGGTCAGCAGGAACTCGTTGAGCGCCGAGGAGGTATCCGAGCACATCATGTCGACCTGCCCGAACAGTTCCAGGATATTGTCGTTGTCGGCAAAACTCAGGTACTCATTCTGCAGTGCCCGGTATTTGGCGACGGTGTCGGGATTCATCTTCGGATGGAAGGTGACGATCCAGCGCCAGCGACCATCCCTCGACAGTCGCTTGACCTCCTCATACAGCAACTCGGCCGCGCTCCACGAGGGTGAAAATGTCGAGTGATACAGGATCACCGGCGGCTGGCGTACCGGAGGCAGCGGTCCGGCAATCGAGCGCATGAACGGGTCCAGCTTGGGAAAGCCGGTCTCGGTCACGCTGAAATGTCCGCATCGGGCGGCGATTTCGGAAAAGGCCTTGGTATCGCGTGGACCGGTGGTGCAGTACAGGTCGAAAAAACCGCGGACATAGATATGCCTGGGCTTGCCGGCATCGAAGCCATGAAAGGTTTCGACCTTGATGCCGGGGAAAAAGTGCGGCACCGCGTTGCTGGAGGTGATCACGGCCAGCGGCTTCCAGGCCCGCACCTCGGCCACGCTCAGCAGGCGCTCGCCCTCGACCAGATCCTCGGCGCCGGGGCCGTCGAAAAACCAGGCGGCCTCGTCGCCGCGGGCGCGGATCGCGCTCTGCAGCGGACGCAGGATGGCCAGCGCATAGCGCTCGGAACCGTACAACAGGTAATGCTTTTTGCTCATGGGCTCAGCGGTCGAGTTGGTGACGCCGGAGGGCCGTCGCGGCGGTGGCCACGGAGTCCGGATCGTGCTTCATTTCAAAATAACGCATGCGCTTGTAAAGCGCATACGAGGCCGCCGTCTGGGAAATCGCAAAGCCGCGCCAGCCATCAAGCAGCCCCAGACGCAGCACGTAGTCCTTGAAGAAGGCCAGCACAAAGACCCATGGACTCTGCCACATTCGCAGCGGTTTGCCGCGGTCGTTCCAGTCCAGGCATTTCAGTTCTGAATAACGCAGCACCTTCAGCTGCTTTTCCAGCAGGCTGCGATTGTTCAGATGATAGAACGGGGCCTTCAATTCGGTCGCGGGGCCTTTGAATTCCAATGATTCATGCACCCGCACATCGCGCCAGCGCGCGCGGTCGCGATGATAAAGCCTTGCCATCCGATCGCCGACGGCCGGGCGATACCAACGCATCGGGGCTCCCATGTAGATCAGACTGCGTCGCAGCCATGCCGCCGCCTTGTCGCTGACCAGCAGGGCGGGCAGGGCGGCTGTCATCTCGTCGACCAGGGCCGGCGACAGATACTCGTCGGCGTCCAGCGCCAGAATCCAGTCATGACCGGCCTGTGCCTGCGCGAAATTGCGCTGCGGTCCGAAACCCAGCCAGTCCTGGTGGATCACCCGGGCGCCGCAGGCCCGGGCGATGGCCACGGTGTCGTCTGTGCTGCCGCAGTCGATCACCAGTTTTTCGGCGGCAAAGGGCACGCTGTCCAGGCAGCGTGCAATCGTGTGAGCCTCGTTGTAGGTCATCACGACGAGGCTGAGGGGAAAAGTCTGCATGCAGTCAGTTTAGCCCGACCCGCCCATGCTCTGCCCGCGTTTGTTCAGGCAGACCGGGTTAGGCTCGGATTGACTGCGTGCAGGTCGGTAGCGGGGACAGGCATGGATGACGCAGTCGATCCTCAGATGTGGCACAGGATGCTCCAATGCGCGGATCAGGGTCGTTGCACGCCATTCCCTTCCGGCTCCTCGCCGGCAGGGCTTCGATGGCCTCCTGGCTGTGGCTGGGAACGGTGTGGTTGTGGGTTGGCATGGCTCTGGCGCCGGTCAATCACAGGGTCTGGAATCCCGGCAAGTACTATCACCAGAGTCTGGCCCTGATCTATCTGCCGCCCCTGGCCTGGCTGTGCTGGCAACGCCGCGGGGTGCTGGCGGTGATTCTGCTGGGCCATGCTGGCGGACGATTGTTCTGCGGGCTGCTGCTGTGGTCGGCGATCGCCCTGGGGTGGAGTACCCATGCCAGTATCGGCGATGGCCTCGTGATCGAGCTGTCCCTGCTGCTGTTCGTCACCGGCACGGCCATCCAGCTGGCAGAGGACGCCAGGCGGTGGTGGACGTTGCTGTTCTGCGCCGCACTGGGGCTTGCCCTGACGGCCATGCTGGCGATGCTGGTCTTCCCGTTTCGCGATGTGGTCTGGGAGGGCGCGCACCGACTGGTGGCTTTCGGCACCTGGAACAATCCGAATCTGGCAGGCATGGGGGCGGGGGCCGCCTGGCTGTGGCTGTGGCTGATTCCGGCCCGACCTGGCTGGCCTGCTCGCGCGAGAACGGCGGCATGGTGGCTGCTGGCGCTTTTCGTGATCTGGACCTTCAGCCGCAGCACCTGGCTGGCCCTGACCCTGGCTCTGGCCTGCCTGGCGCTGCTGCAGCCTCGACCGCTGTGGCGGAGACCTCGCGCCCGCTGGCTGGCATTCCTGCTGCCCCTGCTTGCGTGGGCCGGTTGGCGACATATCGTGGCACGAGGCTGGTCGTATCGGCCGCAGATATTCAGCCAGGCGATGGCGCATATCGCACAGTCGCCCTGGCTGGGGATCGGCACCCTGAGTCGATACCGGATTGCCGTCGGCGACCAGCACTGGGAGCACAGCCACAATGTATGGACTCATGCCATGATCACTCTGGGCCTGCCCGGTCTGTTGTTGTGGGGCAGCTTGTGGCTGTGGACCGCCTGCCAAGCCTGGCAGGCGCGTCGCCTGCCCGAAGGCAGGGCGCTGGCCGTGCTGTGGGTCTATGGCAGCGTCGCTACCCAGTTCGATGCGCCTCAGCTGCTGATCCAGCCGGATGTGGAATGGGCCTTGCTGTGGCTGCCGGTGGCCATGGCGCTGGGTTTGCGTTGGCGCCGCCTGTTGCCGGGTACTAGCGGCGGGCATGAGGTCCCGGCACGGCAGCTGGCGTCGCCGTGACGCCGTCGGTGCGGCTGGTGCCGTGCCGGTTCGCTGGGATAAAGTGTCAGGATGCCAGTGCGGGGCTCCATCCGCGTAGCCCCGGCGGATCCGGGAAGTCCGCCATGCAACCGATCGGAAGAGTGTCAATGCCGCTTGTTACCAGTTTCAGTGTCGTCATCTGCAGTTACAACTACCGTGCCTATGTGCTGGAGGCGGTGGAAAGCGCGCTGGGCCAGCGACGTGCCCCGAAGCAGGTGATCGTGGTGGATGACGGCTCCACCGATGGTTCGGCCGAGCTGCTGGCCGAGCATTACGGCGATGATTCCCGAGTGACCCTGGTGCTGCAGGCCAATGGCGGCCAGTTGCGGGCGATGGCCAGCGGGATCGCCCAGGCCAGCGGCGATGTGGTGTGCATGCTCGATTCCGACGATTACTGGACGGACGATTATCTGAGTCAGCTGGGTGAGCTGTATGACAGTCGCCCCGAGGTCGACTTCGTGTTTTCCGATCTGCAACATATCGGGCAGAACACCAGCGTGTTCCGGTTCGCCCATGCTCCGGTGGACCTGGCCTATACGGCAATAGCCACCTGGTATGGTGGCTATTGGTATGGCGCCCCTACGTCAGGCCTTACCTTCAAGACTGCTCTGGGGCGTCGTCTGACGGCCGTGCCTGAAGAGTATTTCGAGTCATGGCGGTTGTGGGCCGACAATGTGCTGATCTACGGCAGCAGTTTGCTGGGTGCCTACAAGTATTTTCTGCCTACCGGCAGCATCCGCTACCGCGTCCATGGCGACAATGGCTGGATGCGCCATCATGGCCCGCGCCGCCGATTTCTCAATGCTTTCAACAACCAGCGGCTGTTTGCCCATTTCGGCCAGCAAGCCGGGCTGGGACCGCGCAGCGTTCGTCTGCTGAAAGACGAATATCTGCTCAAGCCGTTGTGCTCATGGAAGGAAACCCGTCGTTATGCCCGGTTGGCGCGCGCCCATGGCGAATCGCTGGGGCGTCGTCTGGGCTGGCCCCTGGCCATGATTGCCCGGCGCTGGCGGAAGGCCTGATCATGGAGAGACGGCAGCCGATCCGCTGGCGAGCGATGCCATGAGAGTCTCGTTGATCGTGGTGAGTTACAACTGGCGGGCTGCATTGCAGCGCGTGCTGGAGAGTCTGGCCCTCCAAAGCCGTCTGCCTGACGAAATCATCGTCGCCGACGATGGCTCCAGTGACGGCACCGACGCGATGGTGGCGGGTCTGGCAGAAGGGTTTCCGGTGCCGCTGCATTACCAGTGGCAGGAGGATCTGGGCTTTCGGGCGGCACGTTGCCGCAACCGGGCCATCGCGGCCGCCCGCGGTGACTATGTGATTTTGATCGATGGTGACATGATCCTGCATCCGGCTTTTGTCGCCGACCATGTGGCGCTGGCCGAGCAAGGCCATTTTCTGCAGGGCGGCCGCCTCAAGCTGACGTCCCGGGAGTCGCTGCGACTGCTGGCAGGCGGTCGTCCGGTATTTGCGCCCTGGGTGGATGCCGACTTCAAGGACTGGTCCGGCACCCGTCGACTGTATGCCTTCCATCAGCCGCTGCTGGCACGCTGGAAAGCCCGCGGCCGCAATGGTGGCCGGGTGATGAGCTGCAATATGAGCTTCTGGCGCAGTGATCTGCTGGCCGTCAATGGCTTCGATGAGCGGATGGAAGGCTATGGGGCCGAAGATCGCGAGCTGGCGGTGCGTCTGGAGAATGCGGGTGTGCGTCGTCGACAGCTGAAATGGGCGGCTCTGGCCTGCCATCTGGAGCACCGCAGCCGGGCCCAGCCCGATGTGGATGATATGTCACTGCCCAATAACCGCCTGTTCGCCCAGACCAGGGATCAGCGCATTCGCCGCTGTGAGCGCGGCATCGATCAGCATCCCGAGCTGCTGACTGGCGATCCATGGGCGCTGAGCGTGCCGCCGGATGCCGGGCGGGCTTGCTGATCCAGACATTGCCGGGTCATCCGGAGGGGCGGCTGACGACATGGAAGGGCGGATCACGCCAGGGGCATTCGTCAGGGCCGGCTTCGCTGACGGCAATCACGGTGACAGCGCGGCCAACAGCCTCCTTGCCGCCGACCGGAGGGTGCTCGTGATCGGCGCTCAGGCGCCGATGCGATAGACATCCTTCCAGAATCGCTTCACGGTAAAAGGCTCATGGGCCGGGTCATAGCCCAGCATTTCAAGGGTCGACCACAAGTCTTCGCGGAAAACCGCCTTGGAAAACAGGTAGCCCTGGAACTTGTGAACGCCGATGGCCCGCAGTTCGACGAACTGGTCGCGCTCCTCGACACCCTCGGCGACCAGCACGATATTCATCAGATTGCAGTAGTAGACCATGGTCTTGATCAGGACCAGATCGTTGTGCGATGAGCGATAAGACCTGGAAATATGCATGTCCAGCTTCATCGCCTTGAGATTGATCTTGCGTATCGGAAAGGTGGTGCTCTCGTCCGAAAAAAAGTCATCGATGGCGAAGTGATAGCCAGCCTGCTCCAGCTGACGGACCGAATTCATCAGATGCTTGTTGCGGCTGAAGTCGATGCTTTCCGAGATTTCCAGCAGCACATCGCAGCTGCTGGCATCGAAGGCGGGGCGGCTGCGGCAGAACAGCTCGATCACGCGAGGATTGGCCAGATCGAATTCGCTGATATTGATGCCGAAGATCAGGCCGGAAATACCGTCCTCGATCAGCTCCATCACCGAGTCGATGGATATCCTGGCGATTTCGTAAAACGCGGCATGACTGTCGATATGGTCGATGAATTGCGCGGCATTCAAAAGGCCGTACCGCGGATGAATCCAGCGGATCAGCACCTCCAGTCCGACCACCGTCTGTTCTCCGCCGACCATGGGCTGAAATGCTGACCGCAAGGATCCGTCGGCGGCCGATGACATGAAGTCATCCATGGAAAACCAGTCATCCACCAACTCTGCCATCAACCGACACCCTTCAAAACCATCTGTCGCGAATCCGGGCCGTGGGGACGAAGATGACAGTGCCCGCCGATGCCTGGTCCTGGATCCCCTGCTGCGGGGTCGGGCCATTGTCGTCAAGCGTTGATTGTTTGGCAAACCGGACCGTGCTTCGCGCCGCCACCCGCGATCCGCTCAACGGGCCGGCCCGCCTCGACACCAGACACGCCGACAGTGATGGCTTCCTTGATCTGATGCCGTCAGATATGCAGGAAGACCTTGCAGCTTGAGGTCTGATCGGCATCCGTGCCCTGCAATTGATGGTGCCGCTGCTGCAGAGCAGCCTCTCCCAGGCTGGCTACATCGCTGTCGCTGAGGCCGCGCGCCAGTTTGCGGGCCTGCTCGTGCTGTCCTGCGCTGACATCGATGCATGCCCGTACCAGCGGGCTGGCTGCCAGAAACTGGCTTGCATCGGACGGCTTGAGCAGGTGACTCGACTGATCGGCCTGGTCCAGCAGATGGGAGGCCAGAGCGGGATCGACAAATCGCGCGATTTCCGCATTGTCGATCTGCGAACCGATGGTATGCGTCGAATGCAGACCATGCAGCTTGACGACATTGGCATTGTCCTGGGGGATCAGCTCCGCCGCCTTGGCGTATTCGCCCATTCCGGCCCAGGCTCTCATCATGTCTCCTGTCACCATGGCCGACATCCAGGGCGTCTTGCTGCTGAACTGGGCTACCCTGGGTTGCAAGGCCTGGAGGTGGCGCAACGCAGCCGCATCGTCCCGGTCGGCAATTTCAG is part of the Frateuria aurantia DSM 6220 genome and encodes:
- a CDS encoding ArnT family glycosyltransferase, producing the protein MPSSETPRSDFARSLWPWLPIWLLAALTAIFAHGPMPLYSTRTLAVAWEMWDQHHWIVPYINGAPYSEKVPLLFWLIQLGWAVFGVSDVWPRLLEVMIGGSELVLATLMAQRLFPATPWIARLVPWLLGSLSYAFLFGLQIMYDVLLAVWTLAALLCLLPDGRGREQPRWLYFGLCLGLGLLTKGPVILLHAGLPWLLGPLWSDWAARHRRHWYGAGVLSLLLAAGMLLAWAIPAGFSGGEAYRHKLFFTQTAGRVVGGMDQSHRLQSHSRPLWWYLPWLPLLLFPLSGLPRAWQALATLRRPLDAGIRFLLCWLLPALLIFSLIRGKQLYYPLPELAGAVILITAALWRQQSQDTARRTRWPDTWPLALASIATAIGLAGLSLLVGHGRFEGSWYAPLAGEAIYASPVFLALAILVAWPGRHRLQRVALAGLVGTATIYALFNHSLWSKFDLEQASQLIAQAQARGQRVAQQGAYAGQFHFSGRLHQPITELEGQPALQAFARQHPDSLIITYPGKLKASSMRYAVFTQPFRGGWLVIWPATALEGAATPP
- a CDS encoding CDP-glycerol glycerophosphotransferase family protein — encoded protein: MSKKHYLLYGSERYALAILRPLQSAIRARGDEAAWFFDGPGAEDLVEGERLLSVAEVRAWKPLAVITSSNAVPHFFPGIKVETFHGFDAGKPRHIYVRGFFDLYCTTGPRDTKAFSEIAARCGHFSVTETGFPKLDPFMRSIAGPLPPVRQPPVILYHSTFSPSWSAAELLYEEVKRLSRDGRWRWIVTFHPKMNPDTVAKYRALQNEYLSFADNDNILELFGQVDMMCSDTSSALNEFLLTGKPVVTFRNRRPGPQLIDIDQVDQFEPAIARALARPPELMQAIRDYGDAIHPYRDGRSSERILEAIDAFAASGARNRRRKPWNLWRKLKIRRRIGYWGPA
- a CDS encoding glycosyltransferase family 2 protein produces the protein MQTFPLSLVVMTYNEAHTIARCLDSVPFAAEKLVIDCGSTDDTVAIARACGARVIHQDWLGFGPQRNFAQAQAGHDWILALDADEYLSPALVDEMTAALPALLVSDKAAAWLRRSLIYMGAPMRWYRPAVGDRMARLYHRDRARWRDVRVHESLEFKGPATELKAPFYHLNNRSLLEKQLKVLRYSELKCLDWNDRGKPLRMWQSPWVFVLAFFKDYVLRLGLLDGWRGFAISQTAASYALYKRMRYFEMKHDPDSVATAATALRRHQLDR
- a CDS encoding O-antigen ligase family protein, whose translation is MRGSGSLHAIPFRLLAGRASMASWLWLGTVWLWVGMALAPVNHRVWNPGKYYHQSLALIYLPPLAWLCWQRRGVLAVILLGHAGGRLFCGLLLWSAIALGWSTHASIGDGLVIELSLLLFVTGTAIQLAEDARRWWTLLFCAALGLALTAMLAMLVFPFRDVVWEGAHRLVAFGTWNNPNLAGMGAGAAWLWLWLIPARPGWPARARTAAWWLLALFVIWTFSRSTWLALTLALACLALLQPRPLWRRPRARWLAFLLPLLAWAGWRHIVARGWSYRPQIFSQAMAHIAQSPWLGIGTLSRYRIAVGDQHWEHSHNVWTHAMITLGLPGLLLWGSLWLWTACQAWQARRLPEGRALAVLWVYGSVATQFDAPQLLIQPDVEWALLWLPVAMALGLRWRRLLPGTSGGHEVPARQLASP
- a CDS encoding glycosyltransferase family 2 protein, with protein sequence MPLVTSFSVVICSYNYRAYVLEAVESALGQRRAPKQVIVVDDGSTDGSAELLAEHYGDDSRVTLVLQANGGQLRAMASGIAQASGDVVCMLDSDDYWTDDYLSQLGELYDSRPEVDFVFSDLQHIGQNTSVFRFAHAPVDLAYTAIATWYGGYWYGAPTSGLTFKTALGRRLTAVPEEYFESWRLWADNVLIYGSSLLGAYKYFLPTGSIRYRVHGDNGWMRHHGPRRRFLNAFNNQRLFAHFGQQAGLGPRSVRLLKDEYLLKPLCSWKETRRYARLARAHGESLGRRLGWPLAMIARRWRKA
- a CDS encoding glycosyltransferase family 2 protein, translated to MRVSLIVVSYNWRAALQRVLESLALQSRLPDEIIVADDGSSDGTDAMVAGLAEGFPVPLHYQWQEDLGFRAARCRNRAIAAARGDYVILIDGDMILHPAFVADHVALAEQGHFLQGGRLKLTSRESLRLLAGGRPVFAPWVDADFKDWSGTRRLYAFHQPLLARWKARGRNGGRVMSCNMSFWRSDLLAVNGFDERMEGYGAEDRELAVRLENAGVRRRQLKWAALACHLEHRSRAQPDVDDMSLPNNRLFAQTRDQRIRRCERGIDQHPELLTGDPWALSVPPDAGRAC
- a CDS encoding EAL domain-containing protein, yielding MARPRSRGSRTRHRRALSSSSPRPGFATDGFEGCRLMAELVDDWFSMDDFMSSAADGSLRSAFQPMVGGEQTVVGLEVLIRWIHPRYGLLNAAQFIDHIDSHAAFYEIARISIDSVMELIEDGISGLIFGINISEFDLANPRVIELFCRSRPAFDASSCDVLLEISESIDFSRNKHLMNSVRQLEQAGYHFAIDDFFSDESTTFPIRKINLKAMKLDMHISRSYRSSHNDLVLIKTMVYYCNLMNIVLVAEGVEERDQFVELRAIGVHKFQGYLFSKAVFREDLWSTLEMLGYDPAHEPFTVKRFWKDVYRIGA